Below is a genomic region from Leishmania mexicana MHOM/GT/2001/U1103 complete genome, chromosome 20.
ATCTATGAGTGTGCAACGGCTCTGCGAGCGCTTACGCGTAGCCGTACAGGATGTGGCCCTTCTTGCGCAGCGCATTCACAACATCGGACGCCGTCACGGTCTTCTTGCGGGCGTACTCGGTGTaggccgtgctgcagcgcacaaTGTCCTCCACGTAGGCCTTCAGTACGCGGCGCACCTCTTCGTAGATGTCGCTCGAGATGCGCTtcacgccaccgcggcgcgccaTGCGGCGGACGCAGCCGCGTGTAATGCCGCGGATGTTGTCCCGCAGCACCTTCTTCTGGCGCTTCTGGCTGCCCTTGGCATCAGCGGAGCGCTTACCCTTGGCCATTGTGGATATGTTgagagaggacgaggtgggAGGGCTTAGAAGAAAATGCGGAGTAGAGGAGTGAAGCGAAGTCTTTTAGATGTGTACGGTAAGGAGGAAGAAGTGGACGGTAATACGGAAAGAAAAGTAGTACATGAGGGGAACACGTGTCCCATTGAGCGTGCTTAGGGGAAGGGTACCCAAGTGTGAGAGCGTCtgtggcagagagaggaTTCATTTCAGGCAGTGATGCCACGGCGTCTCACACAATTGGGTGTGCGCAAAGTGTCAAAGTGGGTGTGTACATGCGATCGTGCCGCACTTGGCACAGAGTATTCGTTTGACGAGAACCTACTTCCTGCGTTCCATGGCGTGGATCATTGAGCAGACATGCTCCAAGTAGTCGCAATGGACGGTTAAGGGCGAAAACGAGTGGGTAAGCAATGCCGTATCAAATGTGCCGGCAC
It encodes:
- a CDS encoding histone H4, which gives rise to MAKGKRSADAKGSQKRQKKVLRDNIRGITRGCVRRMARRGGVKRISSDIYEEVRRVLKAYVEDIVRCSTAYTEYARKKTVTASDVVNALRKKGHILYGYA